The Collimonas fungivorans Ter331 genome has a segment encoding these proteins:
- a CDS encoding GNAT family N-acetyltransferase, translating into MQLLTNPGEASTSVSKLTVSLASTPEEVREVQRLRYKVFIETMGLSALANADGLDSDEFDSYCDHLIVRDTNTLRVVGTYRVMSPHAARSMGRYYSEQEFDLGRLDNLRSSIAEAGRACIDPEYRSGSVIMLLWAGLAAFMRRERCDYLMGCASVSLADGGHNAAALYHGLDQNNFAPAEYRVTPHVPFPVHERETGHVAQMPPLLKGYLRSGAWVCGDPAWDPDFHSADFFLLLPLSKLDQRYARHYLKETRTT; encoded by the coding sequence ATGCAACTGCTAACGAATCCTGGCGAAGCAAGTACTAGTGTTTCCAAGTTGACGGTTAGTCTTGCCAGTACGCCGGAAGAGGTACGTGAAGTGCAGCGTTTGCGCTACAAGGTGTTTATCGAGACGATGGGTCTTTCCGCGCTGGCCAATGCGGACGGCCTGGACAGCGATGAATTCGATTCCTATTGCGATCACCTGATCGTCCGCGACACCAATACCTTGCGCGTGGTCGGCACTTATCGGGTCATGAGCCCGCACGCGGCAAGAAGCATGGGCCGTTATTATTCGGAACAGGAATTCGACCTCGGGCGCCTCGATAACCTGCGCAGCAGCATCGCCGAAGCAGGGCGCGCCTGCATCGATCCCGAATACCGCAGCGGCAGCGTCATCATGCTGCTGTGGGCCGGCCTGGCAGCCTTCATGCGGCGCGAACGCTGCGACTACCTGATGGGCTGCGCCAGCGTCAGCCTGGCCGATGGCGGCCATAACGCCGCGGCCTTGTACCACGGCTTGGACCAGAATAACTTTGCGCCGGCCGAATACCGCGTCACGCCGCATGTGCCGTTTCCGGTGCATGAGCGCGAAACCGGCCATGTGGCGCAGATGCCGCCGCTGCTGAAAGGCTACCTGCGCAGCGGCGCCTGGGTCTGTGGCGATCCGGCCTGGGATCCCGATTTCCACTCCGCCGATTTTTTCCTGCTGCTGCCTCTATCCAAGCTGGACCAGCGCTATGCGCGTCACTATCTTAAAGAAACGAGGACGACATGA
- a CDS encoding UDP-2,3-diacylglucosamine diphosphatase: MKPGEQFLEAALFGANAGNGVGAGTKRDPIRFRTIWISDVHLGTTGCQAARLLEFLRATESDTLYLVGDIIDGWQLKRRWYWDQVHNNVVQTVLKKARKGTEVIFVPGNHDEAVRQFIDLDFGGIRIRDELVHTTAQGKRMLVLHGDRFDGVIACAKWLAYVGDSLYTVILKFNQWFNGWRARAGLPYWSLSQYLKLKVKNAVNYISSFEDALAAEAQKKGLDGVICGHIHKPEIRDINGIKYCNDGDWVESLSALVEEASGELRLVTWQEIMQQKNAVSGKKVGELCALPS, encoded by the coding sequence ATGAAACCAGGCGAACAGTTTCTGGAAGCTGCGTTGTTTGGCGCCAATGCCGGTAACGGCGTCGGCGCCGGGACGAAGCGCGATCCGATCCGCTTCCGCACCATCTGGATTTCCGATGTGCACCTGGGAACCACCGGCTGCCAGGCTGCTCGCCTGCTTGAGTTCTTGCGCGCGACCGAATCGGATACCTTGTACCTGGTCGGCGACATCATCGACGGCTGGCAGCTCAAGCGCCGCTGGTACTGGGACCAGGTCCACAACAATGTAGTGCAAACGGTGCTGAAAAAGGCGCGCAAGGGAACCGAGGTGATTTTTGTGCCCGGCAACCATGACGAGGCTGTGCGCCAATTCATCGATCTGGACTTTGGCGGTATCCGGATCCGCGATGAATTGGTGCATACCACCGCGCAGGGAAAACGCATGCTGGTGCTGCACGGCGACCGTTTCGACGGCGTCATCGCCTGCGCCAAATGGCTGGCGTATGTAGGCGACAGCCTGTACACCGTGATCCTGAAATTCAACCAGTGGTTCAACGGCTGGCGCGCGCGCGCCGGCTTGCCTTACTGGTCGCTCTCGCAGTACCTGAAGCTGAAAGTGAAAAACGCCGTCAACTACATCTCTTCGTTTGAAGATGCGCTGGCGGCGGAAGCGCAGAAAAAGGGCCTGGACGGCGTCATTTGCGGCCATATCCACAAGCCGGAAATCCGCGACATCAACGGCATCAAGTATTGCAACGACGGCGACTGGGTAGAAAGCCTGTCGGCGCTGGTGGAAGAGGCCAGCGGCGAATTGCGCCTGGTGACCTGGCAGGAAATCATGCAGCAAAAGAATGCCGTGTCCGGCAAGAAGGTTGGCGAGTTATGCGCATTGCCATCGTAA